taataacctGATTTTATTACAAAGTATATACCCAGGTCATTCTATGAGAAAGTTATCTGCTGCACATCTTGACTAGAGGAGACTGAAGGAGAAGGGAAAGATCCAGAGGTGAAGAAGAAAGTAGAGAGAATGTCACAGATGGCGTTAAGCGGCCTTaaaacaaaagaagacattaTCCCTTTCCTCTCATCTCAGTCTTGAAGGCGTACTCATCACTGCCATTGATTGAAAATGAAAGACATGTGAGAAATGAAAGAGAAGGTGGGGCTGTCAGATCAGTGCCATGTAATTAATGCGGTTTTGTTAAGCAATCCAGATTACGTAGCTTCCAAGTACAGTCCTGCCTTTCTCACTGAAAAGAGAAGAGTGACAGAAATTATTGATCACCTTCATGTCACTGAtaataaaaaagagaaaatcttTATGGTGTTCATCCGATAAGATTCCTGCAGTGACTTCCAGGTTTTTATATTGAGCTTCATCCCCCAGCCGTTCCACATTTTGGGAGGTAAAAACCCCGGGATCTCTTTGTGGCCTATACTCTCACTGACATCTTATGAAGTCTTTAAGACAAGATTTCTAAGATGGTGTTAAAGATGTCATGATAGTTTCACATTTCTTATCATCCTTTGAATGTGAATTTACAGCAGTGAATTCtttatgcacttttttttttacaaattaatCTGATTATCCACATTTTTAAGCAGTACATAAACATCCCAGTAAaatggttaaagggatagttcacccaaaaatgaaatctcTGTCATCATCTACccatcctcaagttgttccaaacctgtataaatttctttgttctgctgtacgcAAAGGAAgttatttggaagaatgtttgcaACCAGGCAGATCTCGTTGACTACCATAGTTTTTTTCTCTACTAGTCaatgggggcgagatctgcttggttacaaacattcttgcaaatatcttcctttaaaAAAGTGATCTATTcctttaataaaatatacaaaaatattatatatttatattacactatattatgtcattttaaaaagCTAGTCTGTCATTTATTAAATTCTTCTCACTGTCTAATGATCCCCACACACTGTCTTTTCTCTATCCCATCTTTCCCAGGCCCTTCAGTCTTTATTTCCTCGTTTGCCTGAATCGGGTCGAGGGCCCTCTCTGTTTGAGCGCAGTGCAGGGGCCCCAGGGCCTGATGGGGACAAGCTGAGACTGGACACTTTTCCTTTCCTCGGCTCAGGTGAGACAtaaattaaacacatttaattcatgtttgtttttcagaGCAGTGAAGTAAGTATAAAAGTATGCTGAGTTCAGATATAAGTGATCAGTTCACACTATTATTGAGTCTGTTCTTAACAGTGTTAGTTTCCATTAGCATTTCTGCACTCTAACAATTCCTCTGCAAGTGCTACGGTATCATGCACATATTCTTTTGTTTTTCGGATGTTCTGAATGTACATTGAAATATCAGTGTATCAGAATGTATGAGGGCATGAGTATGTCAATGTGACTCCCCACCCCAAAAGCATCTCCTCCCTCCCTTCAACTTTGTTTGTCCTGAGGTCCTGTTCCGCCCTCCTCCTCTTCTTACCCCTCTCTGCCTCCCATGTGTACCCCCTGTCCTAATCCCTTCCCAAGCAGGAAGGCCCTAATTGAGGGTGCAGGCTTCAGTTTGTGGCCTGTGGGCACCCATTACTGTGTTTTCATAAGCAAGTGAGGCCTGCCTGACTGATTCAATATTCATGTGTCTGCCAGCTACTCCTGGccctacatacacacactctctaGCACTGTCAAATTAGCCCTGCATAGCAAATAACACAGAGAGAGGCTGTggagataaagagagagagagagagaagagaaaaTGAAGTAgggaggaagaaagaaagaaagagactgACAGGAAGTATACTGTAAATGGgaagaaaatgaagaaaaggtGTTTGTAATGTATGTGAACATTTGGTGAAAAGCATGTTAAGTATTAGGAGTGTGAAATCAGGCATATCAActcttatttattaattaatctgtgaaaaaataaGCTGGCTGACATCTAAGTTCTGTTTTATcttacatatactgtatatatagaaAATTATGTAGGTAATTGTTTTTCAAATTATTACGGAATTAATACACAAATGCTCAAATTATTAAGCTATAGTCAAAAGTGAACTATCTAtttattaaagaatcctgacaaAAATTGTAtgattgtaaaatgtaaaagcCACAAATGTATgattgtaattgtaaaaattgTCCACAAAAAACATATAATCGCAGCACATAACattgataaatatttttattatcaaatcatcatattagaatgatttctgaaggatcaggtgacactgaagactttttCAAAAGAGATTTTCAAAAGagattttcaaaatatattttcaaatgacaaaaattctgtgttaaaaacaagcaaagttgggtcaaaaatggacaaacccagcgattgggttgttttaacccagtggttgggttaaatgtttgttgttgttgtttttttaacctaactattgtttaaaaattactatatggctggcttaaaatgaacccaaaatagtttgaaaattaaaaatcaaacacataattactagaggcaacaacaataatcaaaaggtgaacatttattaataagcaatttaataaatgtttattgtttaattattattcattaaacttattattaaatgttcatttattaaacatatttataaatgttaatttccaacatattttgggctcattttaagcaagcaatacagtaatttttaaacaatagatgaGTTAAATacaactacccagcaggttgggcaaacatttaacccaactgctgggttaaaacaacccaatcgctgggtttgtccattttcaacccaacttgacTTGTTTTAGAGCATATATACAGTTTTGGAAACATGATTCATAATGTCTTTATAGTTTCCCCTTCAGGTTCTCTGTTCTCAGTCTAACATCTGATCTTAAACATTAACACTGGTTTCCGTTCCATGTTTTTCAATTTCTCCCACAGGGGCTCCTTGTTACTCCAAACCTCCATCCCTATTGGGTCCTTACCCGCGGAACCCCTCTTTTGACTACCCCTGGGGCTTCAACCCCTACCTCCCAGGGGCCTTTTCTCTGAACAACTGTCCCAAATTGCCCCCAGGCTCCCTCTACTCCTCACATTTCTACCCCAATCCGCTCCAGTCCAGCCTGTCTCAGCTCCCACACCCCTTCTCTTCACTCTTACCCCCCGGAGACACTGGGGCCGAACGCGGTCAAACGGGAGGAACTAACGGTCAGCCCCCCAGACTCTGCATCCCTCCATACCCAGGGAGCGTGCCACTTGGTCGGACTGAGTTGGGAAATGGGGGTACGGGTGTAGGCGACCGTGAAAGAGGGGAGACCAACACCGGTGTCACAGGTGGAGGtcttggtttagggttaggccTAGGATTGGGTTTGGGTTTGGGTGGGCTCAGCGTGGGAAGCGGCGGTGGAGGCCGTCAAAGCCCTTCCGAGCGGAGAAAGGGTGTAAAGCAGGATCCGGAGTCTGACTCTGAGCTGGAGATCACAGACCTGAGCGACTGCAGCTCGGAGAACGAGAATGAACCGGACTTCTCTCTAGGGAAGGGGCTGGGTGGTCGCTCACACCTTTTAGAGGCCAAATCCGGTGGTCTCGGGGGAGTCCTGCCCCCTCTCTCTTCTCTTCCTCCACCTGTGTCCCCACATCCCCTCAAAAGTCTGGGACCCCTGACTCCTCCACCATCATCCCTGCCTCCatccctctctccctccctcagTATGGTTGACCGGCACAGGGAAACAGAAACACTTAAACTTGCTCACAGTTAATATGTTCTGTTGTGTGATTTTTGATGTCTTGCAggttctctttctctttttctgtctgTGTATTCCTGCATTTGTGAAATAATGCTGTATATTCCCATTTCATTTGTTTCCCCTTCCTCTGTTCCGCCGTCCTCCGAAGCCACTCATGCGGTCTTAATATCAGAGCTTTCAATTTCTGCTTTCCTCAATTTCTGTATCGCACAATGAGACTCTCAATGCAACCTTAGTTTTTGTCATTCTGAGTGTAGACgtgcagcacacacacacacacaaacaaaacagcTTTTCAGATTAGAATGTTTAAATATCTAAAGAATTCTTATTCTCTAATCTCCATTAGAAAACAGAGATATTTTATAGCCAAGACAGCACAGTAATGGAATATGCAGATCTTTTATCACCACTTTTTGAATTGCACTGCATTCTGGCCATGCTGAGATAGGCAGGAAGTTTGTTCTGCTTGGTGTATTTCACAGACTTTTTCATAAGTTAATGCTAAGCTCTGCAATACAGTTTTCAGCTGAACAGTGTAACACAAGCAAAATGCAATAATggcaacactgataataatttTAAGGTGATTCAGTGTTGCAATAAAgcacttttgttttattgtgcTGATGCAGAAAAATATATGGTCAAACATTGCCATCTTGTGGTTATATTTTTCAAAGCCcatcatagttttttttttttttttaagagaaacttatctattttatttatttaactttcaAATTTCATGTTCAGTCCAtgtcttttttaaaatgttcaaaaaatttATGAGCCTGAAAATGAGAGACAGAGTCAATACTGCTCATGTCAGTGAATATTTAAAGTTTGTATCTATTtcattgtatatattttattattgtgtACATTATGTTTAATTACTATTACTATATGGGATAGTTGTATTGGTGTCATTTTACTCTGTACCTAATTGAAGAGTGATATATAAGACAGGGAAATGGATAAGTATATGTGTAGTGACCCAAAGTTGACCAAGATGGAGCAATTGTTTTTCACATTGCTCATAAGAATGGTTTAGAGTTTAGACGGAAAGGGTGTGCAAAAAATATTCCTCTTGCTCCCTCTAATTGTGCCCTGTGGAAATTTGCTCCAGATACCTCAGAAAAGTAGATGACCCTACTGGACTGAGTTAT
The Chanodichthys erythropterus isolate Z2021 chromosome 2, ASM2448905v1, whole genome shotgun sequence DNA segment above includes these coding regions:
- the erfl1 gene encoding ETS domain-containing transcription factor ERF-like; translated protein: MDCNCVSDLLLTPPVPTLWTPGIAFPDWAYKPESSPGSRQIQLWHFILELLQKEEYQGVIAWQGDYGEFVIKDPDEVARLWGIRKCKPHMNYDKLSRALRYYYNKRILHKTKGKRFTYKFNFSKVVLVNYPLLDMASSPFLLAQNHFNGGAATPDCSPVTPEALQSLFPRLPESGRGPSLFERSAGAPGPDGDKLRLDTFPFLGSGAPCYSKPPSLLGPYPRNPSFDYPWGFNPYLPGAFSLNNCPKLPPGSLYSSHFYPNPLQSSLSQLPHPFSSLLPPGDTGAERGQTGGTNGQPPRLCIPPYPGSVPLGRTELGNGGTGVGDRERGETNTGVTGGGLGLGLGLGLGLGLGGLSVGSGGGGRQSPSERRKGVKQDPESDSELEITDLSDCSSENENEPDFSLGKGLGGRSHLLEAKSGGLGGVLPPLSSLPPPVSPHPLKSLGPLTPPPSSLPPSLSPSLSMVDRHRETETLKLAHS